In Populus trichocarpa isolate Nisqually-1 chromosome 16, P.trichocarpa_v4.1, whole genome shotgun sequence, a genomic segment contains:
- the LOC7466096 gene encoding protein NODULATION SIGNALING PATHWAY 2, producing MMQPEVFQSSWPFYRVISSANLDQLGFYGTDMDAYVDACQFSSSFANNEDIYDISSMFPAVFNGDQSVQSPASSDDFQVQVPCVEDFLMKGFEPNLIKEMELIFCESEGNSSSRELSSEGENVWSPNPSIKSSEASMDTTPIPQSTLELPGEELQLENQVSLFHLLKAYGEAMDGGQSELADVIMRCVSEKVSPAGEAFECLAFNLCQDLEKQGDYIKRESCRNFEAAFRAFYQIFPYGRFAHFAANSAILEAIPADAETIHIVDFDLGEGIQWPPLIEALAHQQKAVRLTAIKWKKDDCNWAPMVWSFDAAKRRLLDHARYFGLNLKVEEMGIEDLASEEKKANKRGVGKEWLVFNSMLRLPHMGRARSRQLVEQFLRVAKALLANSAFCNSSSRGIITFGDGDSCENLKNSSDFGSFFEGHMAHYKALLDSIESKFPVHLTEARMALECLFVAPYISSQDWYQKWVEMKQGCNLELGNGLEGWRVSRVNLEEAREMVGGKQSSYGVKIGGDLGNEMILEWKSTPLVRVSTWRN from the coding sequence ATGATGCAACCAGAAGTTTTCCAGTCTTCATGGCCATTCTACAGGGTCATAAGCTCAGCTAATCTTGACCAACTTGGTTTCTATGGTACTGACATGGATGCGTATGTTGATGCCTGTCAATTCTCTTCTTCGTTTGCCAACAATGAGGATATCTATGATATTTCCTCAATGTTTCCTGCAGTTTTCAACGGTGATCAGTCTGTCCAATCCCCAGCTTCTTCTGATGACTTCCAAGTCCAGGTACCTTGCGTTGAAGATTTTTTGATGAAGGGCTTTGAGCCTAATCTCATCAAGGAAATGGAGCTTATATTCTGTGAGAGCGAGGGAAATTCTTCTTCACGGGAGCTATCCAGTGAAGGGGAAAATGTTTGGAGTCCTaacccttcaataaaatcaagtgAAGCATCCATGGACACCACACCAATTCCACAGTCAACACTTGAATTACCAGGGGAAGAGCTACAGCTTGAAAATCAAGTGAGTCTCTTTCATTTACTCAAGGCTTATGGAGAAGCCATGGATGGAGGACAGAGTGAGCTTGCAGATGTGATCATGAGATGTGTAAGTGAGAAAGTTAGCCCAGCTGGTGAAGCCTTTGAGTGTCTCGCCTTTAATCTATGCCAAGATCTTGAGAAGCAAGGGGATTATATAAAACGAGAATCCTGCAGGAATTTTGAGGCAGCTTTCAGGGCATTCTACCAAATTTTCCCATATGGAAGATTTGCTCACTTTGCTGCCAATTCAGCAATCCTTGAAGCTATTCCAGCTGATGCAGAGACAATACACATAGTGGACTTCGATCTTGGGGAAGGCATTCAATGGCCTCCATTGATTGAGGCCTTGGCACACCAACAAAAGGCAGTGAGATTGACAgcaataaaatggaaaaaggaTGACTGCAATTGGGCTCCCATGGTCTGGAGTTTCGATGCGGCGAAAAGGAGACTTCTTGATCATGCAAGATACTTTGGTCTAAACTTGAAGGTAGAGGAGATGGGAATTGAAGATTTGGCGAGTGAGGAAAAGAAGGCAAATAAAAGAGGTGTTGGGAAAGAATGGTTAGTCTTCAACAGCATGCTCAGACTTCCACACATGGGAAGGGCAAGGAGCAGACAGCTTGTTGAACAGTTCCTAAGGGTAGCCAAAGCCTTGTTGGCCAATTCTGCCTTCTGCAACTCCAGCAGCAGGGGAATTATTACTTTTGGTGATGGCGATTCCTgtgaaaacttgaaaaacagTTCCGATTTCGGATCATTTTTCGAAGGGCATATGGCGCATTACAAAGCCCTGCTTGATTCAATCGAGTCCAAATTCCCAGTTCATCTCACAGAAGCAAGAATGGCATTGGAGTGTCTGTTCGTGGCACCTTACATCTCTTCCCAGGATTGGTACCAAAAGTGGGTGGAGATGAAGCAAGGTTGCAATCTTGAGCTGGGAAATGGGTTAGAAGGATGGAGGGTGAGCAGAGTGAACCTGGAGGAAGCTAGAGAAATGGTGGGAGGCAAGCAAAGTTCTTATGGAGTAAAGATCGGGGGAGACCTGGGAAATGAGATGATTTTAGAGTGGAAATCAACTCCGTTAGTCAGAGTTTCTACATGGAGAAATTAA